Genomic window (Streptomyces sp. NBC_00078):
GCGGTCCATCTCCTGGAGGGGCTGTTCTTCGGTTCGAAGAGCACCCAGCGGGCCATCGGCCAGCGTGAACGGCTGCTGGCGCTCGGCTCGTTGTCCGCCGGGCTCACGCACGAGCTCAACAACCCGGCCGCGGCGGCCGTACGGGCCACCTCCACGCTGCGGGAGCGGGTCGGCAAGATGCGGCACAAGCTCGCGGTCATCGCCCAGGGCTCGTATTCCCCCGAGGTCATGGCCAACCTCATCGACATCCAGGAGCGCACGGCCGAACGCGTCGCCAAGGCGCCCACGTTGAGCCCCCTGGAGGCGTCGGACCGGGAGGACACGGTCACCGACTGGCTGGACGACCACGACATCCAGGAGGGCTGGCGGATCGCGCCCACCTTCGTGCAGGCCGGTCTCGACGTGGACTGGCTGGACCAGATCGCCGCGGCCGTGGACACGGAGATCCTGCCGAACGCGATCGGCTGGCTCAACTACACCGTCGAGACCGAGCTGTTGATGGACGAGATCAACGACTCGACCACCCGTATCTCGCATCTGGTCGACGCCGCCAAACAGTACTCACAGCTCGACCGCGCCCCCTACCAGCACGCCGACGTCCACGAACTCCTCGACAGCACCCTGCTGATGCTGGGAGCCAAGATCGGCCCGCGGATCGAGGTCGTCAAGGACTACGACCGTACGCTCCCGAAGATCCCCGCCTACCCGGCAGAGCTGAACCAGGTGTGGACGAACCTGATCGACAACGCCGTCTCGGCCATCAACAGCACCGGTGGGGAGGGCACGTTGACGGTGCGGACGGCGCTGGAGCCCGACCGGCTGCTGGTGGAGTTCCGCGACAGCGGGCCCGGTGTGCCCAAGGACATCCGGGACCGCATCTTCGACCCCTTCTTCACCACCAAGCCGGTCGGCGAGGGCACCGGGCTCGGCCTGGACATCTCCTGGCGGATCGTCGTCAACAAGCACCACGGCACCCTCCAGGTCGAGTCCGAGCCCGGGGACACCCGTTTCCAGGTCCTTCTTCCGCTCACCGCCACGGACGACGACACGCCTGAGGAGCTTGCATGACCAGCGACAACGGAATCGACACCAGCGTCCCGCCGAGCGGGTCCGGCTGCGTCGAGTGCGATGCGGTCGGCGGCTGGTGGTTCCATCTGCGGCGCTGTGCGCAGTGCGGCCACGTCGGCTGCTGCGACGACTCCCCCGCCAAGCACGCCACCGCGCACTACCGGGACACCGGCCATCCGGTGATCCGCAGTTTCGAGCCGGGCGAGCGCTGGTTCTGGAACTTCGACACCAGTGAGCTCTACGAATCCGGGCCCGGCCTCGCTCCGCCGGAGAGCCATCCCGCGGACCAGCCCACACCGGGGCCGGCGGGTCGAGTGCCGGCGAACTGGACGGAGACGCTGCGCTGAGGCCCTGACCTCCGCTGTCCCGGGCCGCGCTGTCAGTGCCGCGTGCCAGGATGGATCCGTGCCGCAGACCCTGTTCACCACGCCGCTCATCGGCCGGGACGACGAGATCGCCCGGCTCGGAGCACTGCTGGAGCGCGCCCGCGGCGGCGAGGCCCGGGCCGTGCTGCTCGCCGGGGACGCCGGCGTGGGCAAGACCCGGGTGCTGGACGAGATCGCCGGACGGGCCGCCCGGTCCGGGATGACGGTCCTCACCGGTCACTGCGTCGACCTCGGTGACGTGGGGCTGCCGTATCTGCCCTTCACCGAGGTGCTGGGGGTGCTGGCCGCCGACGAGCGGTTCGCTGACGTCCTGGCGCGGCACCCGGTGGTGGACCGGCTGCTGGGCGCGGGGCCGGACGCCACGAGAGACGGCGGGGGTCCCGCCGCGCACCGGGACAGCGGGGGCGGGCGGCTGCGGCTGTTCGAGGGCGTGGCGGGGCTGCTGGCCGACCTGTCGGAGATCGCTCCGCTGCTCCTGGTCCTGGAGGATCTGCACTGGGCCGACCAGTCCTCACGGGATCTGCTGCGGTTCCTGCTCAGCCGCGGCATCCTGCAGCGGCCGGCGGGCGGTGCGCCCACCCACCGGCTCGCGGTGTTCGCCTCGTACCGCGCGGACGATCTGCACCGCCGCCATCCGCTGCGTCCGCTCCTGGCCGAGCTGGTGCGGCTCCCCGCGGTGGAGCGGCTGGAGCTGCGGCCCATGGCCGACGCGGAGGTGACCCGGCTGGTGCGCGCGCTGCAGGACCGTCCGCTGCCGGAGGCCACGGTCCGCGGAATCGTCGCGCGCGCCGAGGGCAACGCCTTCTACGCGGAGGAACTGCTGGCGGCCACGGACACGGAGGCGGGGGGTGTGCCCAGCGGCCTCGCCGACGTCCTCCTCATCCGCATCGAGCAGCTGTCCGACACCGCCCAGCAGGTGCTGCGCACGGCCGCCGTGGCCGGCCGGCGCGTCGAGCACGACGTGCTGCGCGATGCGGTCGGGCTCCCCGAGGACGAGCTGGAGGCGGCGCTGCGCGAGGCGATCGGCCGGCAGCTGCTGATCCCCGGGCACGCCGACACGTATGCCTTCCGGCACGCCCTGGCCCGGGAGGCGGTCTACGCGGACCTGCTGCCGGGGGAACGGGCGCGGCTGCACGGCGCGTTCGCCCGCCTGCTCGCGGGACGCGGGCACCCGGCCGAGAGCGCGGCCGAGCGCGCCCACCACTACCGCGAGAGCCATGACCTGGCCGAGGCGCTCGCCGCCTCGCTGGAGGCGGCCGGGTACGCCGGCCGGGTGGGCGCGCCCGCCGAGGAGCTGCGGCATCTGGAGACCGCCCTCGACCTGTGGGAGTCGGTGGACCCGGCGGCCCGGCCCTCGGGGGACGGCGTCGACCGGGTGACGCTCACCCTGCGCGCCTCGGCGGCGGCCGCGCACGCCGGTGACTCGCACCGTGCGGTGTCCCTCACCAGGGCCGCGCTCGCGAGCATCGGCCAGGACGCGGACTCCGAGCTCGCCGCCCGGGTCCGCTACACCCTGGCCGGCAATCTGATGAGCGTCGACAGTCTGACGGCCGCGTTCGGCTACAGCAGCGAGGCGCTCGACCTGATCCCCGCCGAGCCGCCGACCCGGACCTGGGTGTGGGCGGCCGCCACGCACGTGATCGCCGCCCGCCACATCGGGGAGAACGGGACGGCGCTGCGGGTCGCCCGCCAGGCCCTGCGCGTCGCCGAGCAGCTGCGGGTCACGGACGCGCAGGCCGACCTCCTGGTCTCGCTGGCCATCCTGGAAGGCGGGGGGCGGCGCACAGCCGAGGGCCGTGAGCGGCTGAAGGAGGCCCGCCAGCTGGCCCGGCAGGCGGGGAACGCACCGGTGGAGATGCGTGCCCTGTTCAACCTCGCCGTCGGCTGCTTCGAGTCCGGTGACCTCGATGGCTGTCTGCCGTGGGTCGCCGAGGGCCTGGACCGCGCCCGCCGGGCCGGGCTGCTGTCGTCGCCGTATCCGCTGGAGATGCGCTATCTGCAGCTGCTGGTCCTGTACACGCTGGGCCGCTGGGACGAGTGCCTGCGGACCGCGGCGGACGACGTGGCCGTGCTGCCTTCGGCGGGCGCATACGCCATGGGTCCCGCGCTGTATGTGGCGCTGGCCCGCGGTGACCTGGGCGCGAGGGAGCGGGCCCTGGTTCTGCTGGAGGGACCGTTCGACTGGATGGCCACGCTGGTCGCGGGTATCGCGCTGACCGAGGCCGCCGTGCTGCGGGGTGAGCCGGAGGAGGCCGTGGAGCGGGCTCGGGCCACGGTGGGCGCGCTGACCGACGAGACGGGTCACCGCCCCGACCTCTCGGTCCGGCTGGCGGCCCTCGCACTGTCGGCGGTCGCCGACGCGGCCGTGGACCTGCGCTCGGCCGACGGCGCGTCCGGCCGCTGGAAGGACACCGCGGACGAACTGGTCGAGCTGGCCCGGGAGACGGCCGTGCGCGGCGAGGACGGCACTCCACAGGGCCCGGAGGGGCTGGCGTGGCTGGCCCGCGCCGAGGCGGAGTGGCTGCGGGCGGTGTCCGGGCCGGACGCTGCAGCCTGGGAGAAGGCGGTGACGGCGTTCGGCTACGGCGACGTGTACGAGCGGGTTCGCTGCCAAGTGCGTTTCGTGGAGGCCCTGTTGGTGGCCGAGCGGCGTGCGGAGGCGGCCGCTCAGGCACGCGAGGCGCATGCGGTGGCCGAGCGGCTCGGCGCGGCGCCCCTGCTGGAGAGGCTGGACGGTCTGATACGCCGCGGCCGGCTCGCCGACGCCCCGTCGTCGGACGGGGAGGGCCTCTCGCCGCTCACCGCCCGTGAGCAGGAGGTACTGCGGCTGCTCGCCCGTGGCCGCAGCAACCGGCAGATCGGCGAGGCGCTGTTCATCACCGGCAAGACGGCGAGCGTCCATGTCTCCAACATCCTGGCCAAGCTGGGTGCTTCGAGCCGTACGGAGGCCGTGGCCATCGCCTACCGGGAGGGGCTGATCGCGCCGGGGCCGACGGTGTCGGGCTGACCTCGGCCGCCGGGGTGCCGGGCGGTGCAGTCGAGGCTCTTGAGGTCGACGGCGTCGGCCATGGCCTGCATGCCCTTGTCGTTGGGGTGCAGATGGTCCCCGCCGTCGAAGACGGGGAGGATGCGCTCGAGGTCGTAGGGGCTGCGGAGGATGTGGTCGAAGTCGGTGACGGCGTCGAATTCGCCGCTGCCGCGGATGAACGCGTTCACCTCCCGGCGGACCGTCTCGCCGGCCGGATCCCATTCCGACCAGCCCTTGAACGGGGCCACGGTGGCGGCGACGACACATCTGCCGGCGGCGTGGACCCGCTCGGCGATCTCCCGGTAGCCGGCTATCAGGTCCTGGGCGGTGACTCCCGTATGGGCCTTGATGTCGTTCACACCCTCGAAGAGGAAGACGGTGCGGACGCCGGGCTGGGAGAGGACGTCGCGCTGCAGACGGTTCAGGGCGCTCTGGCCGCCGCCGTCCGCCAGGACCTTGTTGCCGGAGATCCCTTCGTTCGCCACTCCTTTGACGTCGCCCCCGGCGGTCCGCAGCCGGCGGGCGAGGTAGTCGGGCCAGCGGCGGTCGAGGTCGGTGGTGGACTGCCAGCCGTCGGTGATGGAGTCGCCGAGAGCGACGACGGCCGCGGTGCCCGCGGGCGGCCGTACGGAGACGGCGTCCAGGTAGAACCAGGAGCCGATCGCATCCGTCCAGTGGGCGGCGCTCTCCTCTGCGGTGTGGTCGCCCTGAGTCGTGTAGGACGTCTGCATGGCCATCCAGTGACCGGTCGCGGGGCCCGCCGCGTCGGGAGTGTGGATGCTCACCACCAGGTCGGCGGCGGCGGGGGTTTCACCGGGCAGGGGATCGCTGAGGGCGGCGGCGCCCGCGGGGACGGTGACGGAGCGTGCGCCGCCGAAGGTCAGCCGGCGGTTGCTGCCGGGGACCAGTGCGGCGCCCTGCTGCCGGATGCCGGCGTAGACGCTGTCGAAGGTCACCGGCCGGTCTCCGAAGGCGTTGGAGAGCCGGATCCGCAGGCCGCTGCCCGCCGCGCTGGTGCGGACGACCAGCCGGTAGCCGCGGTCGGGGGCCGAGTCGCCCATGCGGTCGGCGCTCGCGCCCCAGGTGACGACCGAGCGGTGGTCCTCGGGCGCGCCCACGAGGGTGAACTGGGGCTGCTCGCCGGACGCGTGCACCGGTGTGGCCTGGACGGCACCGGCCAGCAGCAGGATGGCGCCCAGGCGGCCGGTTCGGGCGAGGCGGGCCCTCACCGGGCGAGGTCCTTCAGCGTGACGGATCTGCCGGGGGCCAGGGTCACGGACCGTGAGGCGTCGCCGTAAGCCACTGTCGTGGTGCGGCCGCCGACGCTGTGGATGCGTGCCTCGGTCGGTTTCCCGTCCTTCCAGCGCAGGTCGACGACGAAGCCGCCGCGGGCCCCGATGCCCCTCGCCGAGCCCGACTTCGCCCAGGCGCCGGGGAGCGCAGGCAGGAGTTCGAGGTGACCGGGGCGGGAGTAGAGGAGCATCTCGATCACGGCCGCCGGGGTGCCGAAGTTGGCGTCGATCTGGAAGACACCGTTGCCCTTGCCCAGTTCGTAGATGCCGAAGAGGTTGGCGGCCGTGCCGTTGCTGCCGTCCGTCGAGGGACGAAGGTTGTTGACGATCAGCTGGTAGGCGTTGTCGGCGTTCTTCAGGCGGGCCCAGCACAGACTGCGCCAGGCGTTGGCCCAGCCGAAGCTCTCCATGCCGCGCGCGGTGAGCAGGGCGGTGGCGCCGGCCACGATGTTGGCCGGGGTGGAGCCGTCGGGGCGGATGCGGTCGCCCGGGAAGAGGCCGACGAGCGGGGACAGGTGCCGGTGGGTGGTTTCGCCGAGGTTGTCGGGGGACATCCACTCCTCCAGCCAGCCGGTCTTCGGGCTCACCTGCAGGAGATACAGCTGTTTGCGGAGGCCGGAAACGGTAGCCGCGTAGGTATTGTCCCACTGCAGTTCGGCTGCCGCAGTGCAGTAGTTGCCGAAGAGCGCCCAGACCAGTTCCTGGGCGTAGGTGATCGGTGATCCCCTTGGCGTCGAGCGGGCCCTGCTCCGGTGACCAGTCGCTGTCGGCGATGAGCACCTCGCGCGTGGTGCCCGGGAGAGTGGTGGTGAGCAGTCGGGCCTCCCAGAACTCGCAGGCGCCCTTGAGCAGGGGGTAGATCTTCTTCAGGTGGGATCGTGACCCCCGTGAACTCGTAGTGCTCCCACAGGGTGTTGCACAGCCAGGCGTTGCCCGCGGGATGCCACCACCAGCCGCCTCCGCCATAGGGGTTGGTGGAGATGGCGACGGTCCAGCCGGCGTTCTTGCCGCTGGAGTTGCGGTAGCGGTTGCGGGAGTCGTTGAACAGGCGGCGGGTCAGGTCGGTCCAGGAGGGGACCTGGGCGACGCAGTAGTCGGTGAACGCGTCGAAGCAGGCGGAGAGGCCGGCCCGGTCCGCCATCCAGTAGTTCATCTGGACGTTGATGTCGGTGTGGTAATCGCCCATCCAGGCCGGGTCGTTGCCGTCGAGCCAGAGCCCCTGGAGGCCCAGGGGCAGGCTGCCGCGCGACCCGGAGATCATCAGGTACCGGCCGAACTGCACGTAGGCGGCTTCGAGTTCGGGGTCGGGGTCGCCGGTCGCCGTCGGAGAGCGGCCAGGGCGGCTCCGGTCGTCGCGGCGAGGGCGATCAGATTGCGTCTGGGCAGCAGGTGGGACGGATCGGTGTTCATAGCGGCTCCTGGAGGGCGTTCAGGACGGCTTCGGTACGTCGATCCGGTCGATGTCCGGGGCGTAGCCACTGCCGCTGTCGAAGGTGATCGTATTGGAGCCGGCGTTCAGGGTCAGCGGCACGCTGACCGTTTCGGCCGTCCCCCAGTCGCCGGTGGAGGGGAACTTGTGGCTGGTGCCGCGACCGCCGTTGGCCGAGACACCGGCCGACCGGGCGTCACCGCTGACGTAGGCGATCTTCACTTGGTAGGTGCCGGCCTCGGGGACGACGACGTCCTTGAAGGTGATCCTGCCGCCGAGGTAGAGGTTGCCGACTTCTTTGCCGCCGGAGCAGGCGGAGCAGTCGGCGACGGAGGCGTTGCCGGCGAGGGTGTTGGCCGGCGATTCGGCCTCGTAGCCGGTGAAGGCGAGCGCCGGGCCGTGCGGGGTCACGGTGAAAAGGCGGGAACCGTGGGCGGGCAGGGCCTGGGTGACCTTGTCCTTGTGTGTGCCGAGGTTCTCGTGGTTCCACAGGTCGCGGACGGCGGCCTTGCCGGTGAAGCCGAGGGAGGCCCAGGAAGCCGAGACGGCGGCGGGCGAGCCGGCGAGGTTGAACAGGGCGACGGTGTAGCTGCCGTCGGGGTTCTTCGCGGCCCACACCTGCTGCGGGTCGGAGGGGGTGAGGGGCCGTGCGGGCGGGGTGGTGCCCTGGTTGACGGCGATGACCTCCTTGTTGGTGAGCAGGGACAGACCGTAGGAGTCGAGGCGGGTGAGGTCGTCGCCGGTGTAGAGCGGGGACTTGGCGATGGCCCACAGGGTGGCGTAGCTCTGTCGTTCGGCTTGGGTGAGGCCGTCCATGGCGCCGTTGCCGACGTCGAGGGAGTCCAGGTCGTTCCAGCCGCCGGGGCCGGCGTGGCGGGTCCAGCCGGGTGCGTCGTCCCAGCGGTCGTCGACGGAGTTCTCCCAGCTGACGAGGGTGTTGCAGTAGCACTCGACGTCGGTGTCCATGCGCCAGCCCTGCGCGTACTTCTTCCAGTCGGCGGCGTGGCCGATGTCGAGGGACCAGGACAG
Coding sequences:
- a CDS encoding SGNH/GDSL hydrolase family protein; the protein is MRARLARTGRLGAILLLAGAVQATPVHASGEQPQFTLVGAPEDHRSVVTWGASADRMGDSAPDRGYRLVVRTSAAGSGLRIRLSNAFGDRPVTFDSVYAGIRQQGAALVPGSNRRLTFGGARSVTVPAGAAALSDPLPGETPAAADLVVSIHTPDAAGPATGHWMAMQTSYTTQGDHTAEESAAHWTDAIGSWFYLDAVSVRPPAGTAAVVALGDSITDGWQSTTDLDRRWPDYLARRLRTAGGDVKGVANEGISGNKVLADGGGQSALNRLQRDVLSQPGVRTVFLFEGVNDIKAHTGVTAQDLIAGYREIAERVHAAGRCVVAATVAPFKGWSEWDPAGETVRREVNAFIRGSGEFDAVTDFDHILRSPYDLERILPVFDGGDHLHPNDKGMQAMADAVDLKSLDCTARHPGGRGQPDTVGPGAISPSR
- a CDS encoding carbohydrate-binding protein is translated as MRSSSYSVLPARTLRAAVVLALAAGAVTAVTAVTAAPAAHAETTGTTASAVSDAPAVAAKPYMGWSSWSMQSSKYPGLNPDGDYSYLTEANVAKQTDALAAKLKKYGYEYVNIDAGWWRDNTWKPGYDQYGRQKADPKRFPSGMKAVADRIHGKGLKAGIYLPAGLEKEAYGGGKTPVWNAGGCTTADVVYSDLRTTNGWDSSYKLDFSRPCAQKYIDAQAQLIAGWGYDFLKLDGVGPGSGKSGDQYDNVADVAAWSKAIAATGRPVHLELSWSLDIGHAADWKKYAQGWRMDTDVECYCNTLVSWENSVDDRWDDAPGWTRHAGPGGWNDLDSLDVGNGAMDGLTQAERQSYATLWAIAKSPLYTGDDLTRLDSYGLSLLTNKEVIAVNQGTTPPARPLTPSDPQQVWAAKNPDGSYTVALFNLAGSPAAVSASWASLGFTGKAAVRDLWNHENLGTHKDKVTQALPAHGSRLFTVTPHGPALAFTGYEAESPANTLAGNASVADCSACSGGKEVGNLYLGGRITFKDVVVPEAGTYQVKIAYVSGDARSAGVSANGGRGTSHKFPSTGDWGTAETVSVPLTLNAGSNTITFDSGSGYAPDIDRIDVPKPS
- a CDS encoding UBP-type zinc finger domain-containing protein, with translation MTSDNGIDTSVPPSGSGCVECDAVGGWWFHLRRCAQCGHVGCCDDSPAKHATAHYRDTGHPVIRSFEPGERWFWNFDTSELYESGPGLAPPESHPADQPTPGPAGRVPANWTETLR
- a CDS encoding helix-turn-helix transcriptional regulator, with product MPQTLFTTPLIGRDDEIARLGALLERARGGEARAVLLAGDAGVGKTRVLDEIAGRAARSGMTVLTGHCVDLGDVGLPYLPFTEVLGVLAADERFADVLARHPVVDRLLGAGPDATRDGGGPAAHRDSGGGRLRLFEGVAGLLADLSEIAPLLLVLEDLHWADQSSRDLLRFLLSRGILQRPAGGAPTHRLAVFASYRADDLHRRHPLRPLLAELVRLPAVERLELRPMADAEVTRLVRALQDRPLPEATVRGIVARAEGNAFYAEELLAATDTEAGGVPSGLADVLLIRIEQLSDTAQQVLRTAAVAGRRVEHDVLRDAVGLPEDELEAALREAIGRQLLIPGHADTYAFRHALAREAVYADLLPGERARLHGAFARLLAGRGHPAESAAERAHHYRESHDLAEALAASLEAAGYAGRVGAPAEELRHLETALDLWESVDPAARPSGDGVDRVTLTLRASAAAAHAGDSHRAVSLTRAALASIGQDADSELAARVRYTLAGNLMSVDSLTAAFGYSSEALDLIPAEPPTRTWVWAAATHVIAARHIGENGTALRVARQALRVAEQLRVTDAQADLLVSLAILEGGGRRTAEGRERLKEARQLARQAGNAPVEMRALFNLAVGCFESGDLDGCLPWVAEGLDRARRAGLLSSPYPLEMRYLQLLVLYTLGRWDECLRTAADDVAVLPSAGAYAMGPALYVALARGDLGARERALVLLEGPFDWMATLVAGIALTEAAVLRGEPEEAVERARATVGALTDETGHRPDLSVRLAALALSAVADAAVDLRSADGASGRWKDTADELVELARETAVRGEDGTPQGPEGLAWLARAEAEWLRAVSGPDAAAWEKAVTAFGYGDVYERVRCQVRFVEALLVAERRAEAAAQAREAHAVAERLGAAPLLERLDGLIRRGRLADAPSSDGEGLSPLTAREQEVLRLLARGRSNRQIGEALFITGKTASVHVSNILAKLGASSRTEAVAIAYREGLIAPGPTVSG
- a CDS encoding ATP-binding protein produces the protein MSGQPAPCSPQEIGSLFLFEKLTPEQKGRLCSEGRVERYEAGPVYTEGEPATCFYVMLEGTVVLSRRVGGDDVEVTRTSQPGVYSGAMQAYIGDRVRQVYNNSMRVTEPTRFFVLPADTFAAIMQEWFPMAVHLLEGLFFGSKSTQRAIGQRERLLALGSLSAGLTHELNNPAAAAVRATSTLRERVGKMRHKLAVIAQGSYSPEVMANLIDIQERTAERVAKAPTLSPLEASDREDTVTDWLDDHDIQEGWRIAPTFVQAGLDVDWLDQIAAAVDTEILPNAIGWLNYTVETELLMDEINDSTTRISHLVDAAKQYSQLDRAPYQHADVHELLDSTLLMLGAKIGPRIEVVKDYDRTLPKIPAYPAELNQVWTNLIDNAVSAINSTGGEGTLTVRTALEPDRLLVEFRDSGPGVPKDIRDRIFDPFFTTKPVGEGTGLGLDISWRIVVNKHHGTLQVESEPGDTRFQVLLPLTATDDDTPEELA